DNA sequence from the Sceloporus undulatus isolate JIND9_A2432 ecotype Alabama chromosome 4, SceUnd_v1.1, whole genome shotgun sequence genome:
AGTTCAAGTGATATTACTTAGCCCAGAAGCAATCAGTGAACTTTTTGGTTAAGAGGGGTTTGAACCTGGGTCACTCAAGTTCTAGTTCAACACTGGAGCCATTCCGCCTTGCTTCACTCTCTTTTACAGGATAGTATTTGCAAGTCAATATTTATCATTTTGCCCTGTTGCAGGGAAGTTGTAACTGTATCATCACCAGATCACTCCAGGGTTTGCTGATAATTCAGTTACAAGCATTAGATACATACATGCTCTGCTATATTAATAAAATACCCTTTCTTTTATTTCTAACATCCATAaaatagtgatacttttattgggctaatctaaaggcacaaaatacatgttgcaaggttttgaagctccattggattcttcatcaggcaaatcatgcaggagaaaaagaatatgatgatgttagtcacaaacctgcattttgtcaagatgataGTTCTCAGTTCAGGTGATGTGGTACATTCATGcaaggcaggctcctcctcctggcttttttattattggtactctttttttaattattccacACAGAATGAATGCATTCAAACTGGAACGTTTTTCTAAAGTTTTCAACTTCACTTCAGAAAAGCTGATAACTCGAAAAGGGATAAAGTAAGTAAACTTTTGCTTATTGTCACCTCACAATATTTATAAATGTGTCTTAGCATTTACGTATATTTTCACAGTGATTGTAGCCTATTCTGCTCTAACTGAAATAATTAATTGTGAATAGATTTCTTTACCTAAGGATCATTTTCTGCCATTTGGAAGACTGTAAAACTAGAGTCTGACAGGTTACTTTAAAGGTAATTAGATACAGATATAGTTCCAAGCCTCAGAAAGTATCTAGTTTCTGTTAGTGTTGCAGCTAAAAAAACCCTAccttcccatttctcaaaagtaattaaTATAGATACTTTCCCAAAGAATTCCAAATGCTACAAGCTGCTAGTTGTGCTACACACTGAAGTAgtcttaagacaatattaaatatatatctatatctacacacacacacacacacacacacacacacacacacacagagtgaatgaatgaatgaatgaacgaacagagttttaaaaaataaccatagGGTCAAAtagactgctttatcacactagggagcaaacaggatttaaatgagagttaaactagagaaaaccaggaaatgactgatgtttatcacatggcattccctggttttctctagtttaactcgtTTAAATCCTgcttgccccctagtgtgataaagcagagagAATGCGATAAaaatagattgtaagcctgagggcagggaaccgtctgactaaaagattgtatgtacagcgctgtgtaaatttacagcactttataaataaaagttaataataataataataataaatatgctcAGACCTGCACCCAAGCATGGCCAAGAAGAAAGCACAGAAACATATTTAAGCtttcaaaattacattttaaatgctCCTTTAGAGTAGAATTGTGTTCTTTCTGAGAAGAACTAGGTACTCAAAGAGATCATTATTTTAATCTCTCACTTCCTAGGAAGTATGCTTTTATAGTTCTCTAGATTTTACTCAGAAGTCATTGCAGAAAAGCAACACATACTCACAAGGGTTTGTTCCCCTTGGGCCACAGTCAGAGGCAGAAATGCCATGTTCATTTTCGGTCCTATCTGCTGactcttctctccccccttcaGGTTTTTCTGTCCAGATGTGCCACTAGAATAGCTTTTGTATCTCTCCCTCCACTTCTAAGCTGTCCTGTACTTGTATAAGAGGTGGTTGCAACTACAGTTTGCAGTTAGGCAACCTCTAAAAAAGCACATCTGCTTGCACAACAATTTAGTTCTAGTGTAATGCTACAAGTGAAGCCTGGCATACAAGTCCCCCGTCACTCATCCAATTTATTCGCCCCTGTGCCAACTTAAGAGATGGtattaaaaagaaataggaatGTGACATGCCACCTTTCTTTCCTATACTGAATACATCATACAAGGAGTAATTCTCATTTTACATACATCATATCTTGTATCCTATAACTGATGTGTGCCATAGAAATAGGACTGAAACCACATAGTTGCAAACAATGAGATTGAAAGGAGAATTATATGCAAGCATAAAAAAATAAGGTAGAACATTGCCTGAATGTACGCTATTGATTTcagaaaatactgtacttttcTGAGGCTTTTCTGACAGAGCATCACATCTTTCTTTACTACAGAAATATCATTGTGTCCAGATTTGGTCATTAGTAAACACACTGAAATAAATAAGACTTAAGTCAGTCAATGTTTAAATTCTTCTGTTTCAGTTTTGTTATGGTGAACAGTGTTGCTCTGGAGGGTGATGGTTGCATGATTTGCAGAACGGCAGAAGCAAAGCTTGCAGAACTCTCACACAAACTCAACTGCTCATTACAGGTAAGAATATCATTAGCTTATTAAAGAAGGTCAGTCACTGTAATGAATTGTTACATCGTGGCGCTCAAAGAAGCTTACTCAACTGAGGCTCCAGTTCAGGACTTTTCCTGGGAAGTGCTGCATTTATTTACTAGACTAGTGTTaggaagcagagtttggaaaagtgactGTTTTGGGTTGTAGCTCCTAACTAGCATGGTagtttgggaattctgggaatcataatccaaaaaagtaacttttgcaaggcTCTGTTATGAACTTCCATTGCTCCATAGTGCATACAGGTCTTATGTCTCTTGGCTTCTCCCTTCTTACAAAGTTGTGCTGCTTTCATTATGGCTGAGAAAGCTGCTTTTTTTATTGAAGCACATATAAAAGCCAGTTTGCGGGAAGTACCTGTGACAGTGTTGTGGGGATGCAGCAAGAGATCACTGAATTGGTTATGTGTGTAATTGTGGTAGTTTCAAAAGTCATAATATCTGGCTTGGCTGCCAAACTGATACCCCAATATAAGGTTGAATTACTTCTCTCCCACTGTATCTTTCAGTGCTTCAGTTCAGCAATGAGTCTGCAGCTCATCCCAGACATTGCTGGAGGATGCCTTGCCTGACTTTGCAGGATTATTATGTTATTCTGAAGCAGGTTACATTTCCCCAGAAGGGCCAGCTTTTATATTTGGAGTACTGCTGGGTCTATCATtgtttcaagtggtttctgatgcACTACTTTATGCTGATGTAATGGCTTTGTCCCCTCCTTAACTGAGGCAGCCTAGGTATGTCTCGATAACTTCCAGAACATAGAACTACAGCTCATTGCACATGCAGCTGTCTTTGATAGAATCAGTTACTGTACTTGAAAATGATACAGCCAGGTTGCTGAATGGCTATAGATATTGTATCctgaacataaataaatttaaaaaagttaaaagtaaTACAAAATGTAAACTAAATTTTGCTTGATTGTTGTTGACAGGAACAAAATCAGTACAAGAAAAGATGCAATGATGTGGAAAAGCTTCCATCTTCAGCTCCAATTTTGTTACAGGTGATAGAATGGGGCAGCCTTCCATTTTATTTAGcctaaatgcattaaaatattatactaaattgtttgattctttttttaaaatcttttcagcATTATCCTTTGTATAGAAGAAGTGACTCAAAATGTACAGGGGAAGATTCTGCTCCTCTGGATAAAAAGAATGACCTTTTTAGAGAGAAGTATGATGTGCTTTCTCAGGAAGCTTCCCAACAGGTATGCTCAGGTTTGTTCTAGCCAGATGCTTTATGTCTAATGTTCTGTCCTTATTCTCAGACGTACAAACTATCCTTGACAAATGGTAGCAGTAGGTGTATTTTCTGCAGGGTAGCCCTCTTCCTACTTTGATATAAATTGTAACTACAGTTGCTTCCTACTACAGGTaaaatggatggccatctgttgggagtctttgattgtatcttcttgcatggcagggggttgcactgaatggctcttgtggtcttttccaattgcatgatcctATGTGTGTATTATACATATATGGTTCTTAAGGGCTTCAGGATGGTCAGTCCTACTTCTTGATCGTGCATTCCTTGGtgcatttatgcttcatatatttGTGTGCGGCTCTCTTGCTAAATTGGGTAACTCTGCCTTTGCAGTGGTATCATCAATATAATGGAAATCCCATCTGTTAATCAAGAGGAGATAGTTCTCAGAACTACTCCAGGGACCTTGCAGTGGAGTAGTTCTGAGAACTATCTCCTCTTTATTAACAGATGGGATTTCCAGAAGAGACTGACACTGCagggggctgcccttgaagagttcagaagttacagctagtgcaaaatggaTGGCCCCTTTGATTCCATGGGGTTCAGAATATGCCACTGATCTTAACCAACTGCACTGGCTTTCTGCACTTGATTCAAGGGCCTGGTATTGACCTTCAAAGTCCCAAAATGCTTGagtctaaggcaggggtaggcaacctttttgagccgggggccgggttgctgtccctcagacaactggggggccgaagccaaaaactaaataattaaataattttaaaaataaataaatatataaataaaccaggacaaatgtaggacaaaatattcaaatgtaagacacttttttttaaaaaaaaaaatggaggacacgcgaaaaaatttgattttttaaaaaaacgttaatataaatgcatgtttctgagacttctatagacaattgccccccaaaggccccggcggcaatcggcggcaggaccgggctggggccggtcccaaggccttgaagggccgcatctggcccgcgggccgcaagttgcctacccctggtctaaggtATCTGACAGGGCTtgctggtttaaaccaaatgactttttaaaacaaataacatgccagatttttaaaattgactattcatattttttttgtaaaagttTTGACTATTTTTACTACTTTCCAACTTAGTGAAACAACAATGACTACGTGAATGTAAGCATTTTAACTttgtttattggcagttgttcattgttagaccagtgtTCAGTGtgggttgtttctttttaatcattttattttatagtgcaaaaaatgccattcagaaacaaatccttcattTAACATttgttcaaccaaaacaacttgctttaaaatagCACTTTTTTCAGAACAATTAATATATAAACTAATGTCCATAACATCTGAATTTGCCTTTCCctttttaatttattgatttaGTCCTGTATTCGTATAGTCCTATATTCCATGAGGGGAAAGGAAATGTTTAGCTTAGAGGGAAAAGTCTGAGAGcagccttccttcttcttctttatggTGCTGAGTAGCAAAGATAGGCCAGAACCACCATACTACTGCTAGTAATATTAATGAAATTAGAAAGGCagaaaaatggaaggagaggATCCTTTTGGATATTGTAATAGATGGTTGTGCTAATGTATGCACATTGCCTGACTCCATCCCGAAAGTGAGGGAGTATGCAGCAGGGAAGTGTTGATCTTCTTTGGCACTCACTGCTTTTTTAATCTATGTGGGAGGAGAGACAGCCAAGCTTCACACACAGGAGGTAGCAGCTGTCCTCAGGAAAGCTTTTCTCTTGGTGCTACACTTTTCCACAGTCTTTGGGATCAGGGCACAACCAAGCCTGAAATCATCTTTTTCTTCTACATAAAAAATTGCCAAAGTAAAATACAGTGCAGTAACAACACAGAGACAAATTGTGCTAGAAACCTGCTGCCTGTATGGCAGATGGGGCTGCTCTGTGAGATGGGGTATGTCATTCTTACTGGAAGCCCCATTTGTCAACCAAGATGAGGTGCTTCCTAAGAATAAATACCTGCCTCTGCCAGAAATGCTGCTCTTTTGAAGCAAACTCATGACATGGTATGCCTGTATAGAAAACCATATTCATATGGCATTATAACAGAGCCTGCTTTTATGTTGATCATTTTTGTATATGAAATACTTATATATTCCTTAGGTAAATTGGTAGCAAGCAGGCTCCTAAATTTACTAAAAGGGCTATTCTTCATTCCTACCTGTGGCTGTGCGTGAGCTTGAATTATTGTAAATGTGTTCCACCTTGTGAAACAGACATGTAGTCTAATATGCAGTTGGTAGTGTTGGGGAAAGACACTGTGCAGGTATGTTCTGAGACAGGCTATGGGTGAACAATATTCCTTGGTTCTGAACTTGACACTCCAGTTATCCCAGAGTCTGAGAAAGTGTCCATTGATCCATGTGATAGGTTTCCTGGGATCAGTGTCTGTTATGTTGGaatgatgatgtggacaagctatTTGAATTAGCCTATCCCACCACTTGTAagcttgcccatcttggctgttgAAATCTGGCAGGACAGGGTCAGTCAGGTAGGTCCAGAGTAAATGCCTCACTACATCAGAGAAAAGTGCCTGCTACCGACAAGGAAGCTGTGGTGTACCTTTTCTGGAGGACCTCCCTGCACCCAGAGGAATGTGAGAACTACCATCTTATTACAGTTATCCCCCTTTTGGGCAAGGTGCCTGAGTGGTTGGTAGTTGGACAACTTCAGGTGTTCTTGGAGGAAGCATATTACCTGAATGGTTTCAGGTCAGGGCATGGCACTGAAACAGGTGTAGTTGCTCTGACTGGTGACCTATGTCAGATGAAAGATGGGCAAGTGCTCCCCTGTTGATCTTCTTCAATTTTTTAGTAGTTTTGGTAGATCATGGTATTCAACTGGACTGGCTCTTTCAggtaggaggaggaggcatgaTGCTACAGTCATTTTGCACCTATTTGCATGGCTGGTTCTAGAGGATTGAAGGATTCCTGTTCAGCACTGTGTTGGAAGGATTCATGTTCAGCCCCATGGCCACTAAGTTGTGGGGTGCCAAAGGTTCGATCTTGTCTCCGATGCTGTTCAGCATCTCTTTGAAGCCACTAGGGGATATCAGGAGGAATTTTGCAGTTGGATGTCATCAATATgttgatgatacccagctctgcCAGTCCTCACTGTAGTTGACTGAAGCTGCACGGGTGCTGTACAAACATCTAGCTGCTGTAACAGGCTTATTGAGAGCCAGTGAACTGAAGCTACATCTTGTTAAGACGGAAGCTCTGTGGACTAGTGATTCTCAAGTGTGGAAATTAAATAAGCAACCTCTCTTGGATGGAGCTCAACTCCATGTGAAGCAGCAAGTGCTAAGCTTGGAATCGTACCTACATAAAGAATATTAAGTTCCTCTGTAATTGGAGGCCCAAGGGAACTCCGGCTTGGAATTATTGCCAGTTCTGACTGGCGCATGAGCTACACCATTTATGGGACAGGGATAACTTAGCCAAGTAGTCCATGCACTGTTAACTTCCTGAACAGGCTTCCGTTAGGAAATCTGTATTGGGTTGCCCTTAAAGATGATTCAGAAGCTACTTGATTTTGCCCAGCTTTCAATTTTTCAATTTTGATATTTATAAATTCTGCTATAATTACAATGGATTAATTGAGTAGGATATTTAGCAGTTAAAATTTCAAGGTACTTGAATCCTGAAAAAACAAAGATCAAATCTATATAGTACTTCAAGTGTATTTTGCAGTACTGTAACATTAAGTTTATACAGAATAATTTAACTctgttatacagtgcgcccgcattctGCAC
Encoded proteins:
- the MPPE1 gene encoding metallophosphoesterase 1 isoform X4; its protein translation is MSLMKESGALPRMNAFKLERFSKVFNFTSEKLITRKGINFVMVNSVALEGDGCMICRTAEAKLAELSHKLNCSLQEQNQYKKRCNDVEKLPSSAPILLQHYPLYRRSDSKCTGEDSAPLDKKNDLFREKYDVLSQEASQQLLWWFHPRLILSGHTHSACEVLHNGRILEISVPSFSWRNRNNPSFIMGSISSTDFSLYKCFLPCENTVITIYCTAGVVFVVFTLAHFLPFTSPFHFVQHLITKYKAL